A stretch of Pogona vitticeps strain Pit_001003342236 chromosome 5, PviZW2.1, whole genome shotgun sequence DNA encodes these proteins:
- the NFYB gene encoding nuclear transcription factor Y subunit beta — protein sequence MDGDSSTTDASQLGIAGDYIGGSHYVIQPHDDTEDSMNDHEDTNGSKESFREQDIYLPIANVARIMKNAIPPTGKIAKDAKECVQECVSEFISFITSEASERCHQEKRKTINGEDILFAMSTLGFDSYVEPLKLYLQKFREAMKGEKGIGGAVTTADGLSEELTEEAFTNQLPAGLIATDGAQQNVMVYTTSYQQISGVQQIQFS from the exons ATGGACGGTGATAGCTCTACAACAGATGCTTCTCAGCTGGGAATTGCTGGAGATTACATAGGTGGTAGTCACTATGTGATACAGCCTCATGATG atACAGAGGACAGCATGAATGATCATGAAGACACAAATGGCTCGAAAGAGAGTTTTCGAGAACAAGATATATACCTTCCAATTGCAAATGTGGCAAGGATAATGAAAAATGCTATACCTCCCACAGGGAAg atTGCTAAAGATGCAAAGGAGTGTGTTCAAGAGTGTGTAAGTGAATTCATCAGCTTTATAACATCAGAAGCAAGTGAGAGGTGTCATCAAGAAAAACGGAAGACTATAAATGGGGAAGATATTCTCTTTGCTATGTCCACCCTGGGATTCGACAGCTATGTTGAACCTTTAAAGTTGTATCTTCAGAAATTCAGAGAG GCCATGAAGGGAGAAAAGGGTATTGGAGGAGCAGTTACCACAGCAGATGGCCTTAGTGAGGAGCTCACAGAGGAAGCATTTA CTAATCAGTTGCCAGCAGGCTTAATAGCTACAGATGGCGCACAACAGAATGTTATGGTTTATACAACATCTTACCAACAG ATCTCTGGTGTTCAGCAAATTCAGTTTTCATGA